One Triticum dicoccoides isolate Atlit2015 ecotype Zavitan chromosome 4B, WEW_v2.0, whole genome shotgun sequence genomic window carries:
- the LOC119295583 gene encoding salicylic acid-binding protein 2-like — MKPQDADGRLPASFMFGPQFIEQKLYQLCSSEDVALAKSLIRVGSLFLEDLQARQPFTEERYGSVRKVYVVCKQDVTIPEAYQRLMVANNPVDEVREIDGADHMAMLSAPEQVVKCILDIAEKYKCSNIQPE, encoded by the exons ATGAAACCCCAAGATGCAGATGGAAGACTCCCGGCTTCCTTCATGTTCGGGCCGCAATTTATAGAACAAAAGCTCTATCAGCTGTGCTCATCGGAG GACGTCGCCCTAGCGAAATCTCTCATACGAGTCGGCTCATTGTTCCTGGAAGACCTGCAAGCCCGGCAGCCATTCACCGAGGAACGCTACGGCTCGGTCCGCAAGGTCTACGTAGTATGCAAGCAAGATGTGACCATACCAGAGGCGTACCAAAGGTTGATGGTGGCCAACAACCCGGTGGACGAGGTCAGAGAGATCGACGGTGCAGATCATATGGCGATGCTCTCGGCGCCTGAACAGGTTGTCAAGTGCATCCTCGACATCGCTGAGAAATATAA ATGCTCCAACATCCAACCAGAATGA